A genome region from Sciurus carolinensis chromosome 19, mSciCar1.2, whole genome shotgun sequence includes the following:
- the LOC124971173 gene encoding vomeronasal type-1 receptor 90-like, whose product MRKNKKLNCIIHIRNTFYSELGIGIFANTVFFLFHLIMFLFNNRIKNTDLIIGLLALIHLLMLLTMGFITTDIFTSQQGLWDDISCKSIFYLYRLMRGLSISTTCLLSILQAITLSPRNSCLAKFKPKSPHHTLRSLLFLWVFYMSFSAHFSISTVDKSNVTSQGLIFLSDSCTVLPMGYFLSHLFSTLGIFRDVFLIGLMALSSGYMVILLCRHKRQCQHLHSISLSPKASPEERATRTILLMMSFFMLMYCLDCILFSFRTLQNNGAVFHSTSMMVANGYATISPFIFICTAKQCSNFLKNFWGRTVKILSLCDG is encoded by the coding sequence atgaggaaaaacaagaaactgAATTGTATTATACACATAAGAAACACCTTTTACTCTGAACTTGGAATTGGGATCTTTGCCAACACCgtcttttttctgttccatctCATCATGTTCCTCTTTAACAACAGAATCAAGAACACTGACTTGATCATTGGTCTCCTGGCCCTAATCCACCTACTGATGCTGCTCACCATGGGGTTCATAACTACAGATATTTTTACATCTCAGCAGGGTCTTTGGGATGACATCTCATGTAAATCAATTTTCTACTTGTACAGGTTGATGAGGGGACTCTCCATTTCAACCACCTGCCTGCTGAGCATCCTCCAGGCCATCACTCTCAGTCCAAGAAACTCCTGTTTGGCAAAGTTCAAACCTAAATCCCCACATCATACTCTGAgatctcttcttttcctgtggGTCTTCTATATGTCATTTAGTGCTCACTTCTCCATCTCCACAGTTGACAAGTCCAATGTGACCTCACAAGGACTTATATTTCTCAGTGATTCCTGCACTGTCTTACCCATGGGCTACTTCCTCAGCCATTTATTTTCCACACTGGGTATATTTCGAGATGTCTTTCTTATAGGACTTATGGCACTTTCAAGTGGGTATATGGTGATTCTCTTGTGCAGGCATAAAAGGCAGTGCCAGCACCTTCACAGCATCAGCCTGTCTCCAAAAGCCTCCCCAGAAGagagggccaccaggaccatcCTGCTGATGATGAGTTTCTTCATGCTCATGTACTGTTTGGACTGCATTCTCTTCTCCTTCAGAACTCTGCAGAACAATGGTGCTGTTTTTCATTCTACCTCGATGATGGTGGCCAATGGCTATGCCACAAtcagtcctttcattttcatttgtacaGCAAAGCAATGTAGtaactttttgaaaaacttttggGGAAGGACAGTAAAAATATTATCATTGTGTGATGGATAA